The nucleotide sequence CGCCTCTGGGAAGTCTTCCAGAATCCCTCAAGCCCAATTAACTGCAGGCTCTCCTGGAACCCTCTACTCTTACTCATCATGGCTGCGCTCACACTGTGCTGAAAAGTGTCATTTGCATGTGTCTCCCTGGCCAGGGTGTGGGCCTCCATGACAGGAGTGGGGCTCATATTGCTGGCCTTTGCTCCTCAGATGCAACCCACTCTAGCCATGAACATGCTGGGtcctctcccacctcctgccctgaATTCCCCTCAAACAGGATGTTAACTGGAAGACCCTAGGGAAAGAAGAGGCAGGGGATGAGAGGCTGCAATAAAAGCCAAACCTCCTACTATGACCTACCTGAGTGAGCCCCTGCCTATTTCCCTAACCTTATCTACAATCCTCCTATAATAGCAAGCAAATGGGTATCATGCGTTCTGACAAAACACTACGTCCCAAAACGTGGCTGGCTGCTACATGCCGATCCCTGCCTCAGACCAATGTTTAAAGGCACCTTGGAGAGAGGTGATTCTACATGACATGGCTTATGAGGGCCCCACCCAGGAAGAGGCCCACAAATGCCCACCTTAGGGTTTTTTCAAACTGTGGGTCTCAATCCATTAGTGAGTCATGAAATCAATTTACTGGTGTGCAACCAGCActaaaggaagggaaaaaaagcaatcTAAAAAGTATCAGGATGAATTGGATACAGTGATCTTAAAAATGTTTCACTAAACTTTGTTTTGTAGGTATGCATGTGGGGCTCCGGTTATGACGGAAAACATAGTTAATTGCAGACAATATtcaaataaagggatgaaaacagtgttctctctttttcatccctctgcttttctttttttttttttttgagacggagtctcgcgctgtgtcacccaggctggagtgcagtggcgcgatctcggctcactgcaagctccgcctcccaggttcacgccattctcctgcctcagcctccgagtagctgggactacaggcgcccgccaccacgcctggctagttttttgtatttttagtagagacggggtttcaccatgttagccaggatggtctcgatctcctgacctcgtgatccacccgcctcggcctcccaaagtgctgggattacaggcttgagccaccgcgcccggcccatccctCTGCTTTTCAACCAAGCCTGGCCTGTTCTTACCTCAGGGTAGCTGCATTTATTATTCTGCTGGGGCAGCTCCAGCTCACTTCTTCACaaggttggtttttctttttttttggatggaatctcactcggttgcccaggctgaagtgcagtggggcaatctcggctcactgcaagctccgcctcccaggttcacgcccattctcctgcctcagcctcccgagtagctaggactacaggcgcccaccaccacgcccagctaattttttgtattttaaatagagacgggatttcaccatgttagccaggatggggtttctttcttttttttttgagacagtcttgctctgtcacccaggctggagcacagtggtgctatcatgactcactgcagccttgacctttcaGGCAAGGGATCCTCCTggttctgcctcccaagtagatgggaccacatGTATACACAACtatacatggttttttttttttaaattgagatggggtctcactatgttgcccaggatggaagcCTGGTTTCTTATCTGGTCCCAACTCAAACGTCACTCCGTGAAAAGCCTTTCTTGAGTACTGTATTCAGACGTTGCCTGCTGCCTGCTTgctgctgtctgcaagctaagaatggctttttttttttctttttttgagatggagttttgccctgtggaatgcagtggcagcgatctcggctcactgcaacctctgcctccagggttcaaatgattctcctgcctcagcctccccagtagctgggattacaggcgcacgccaccacacccagctaatttttgtatctttagtagagacggggtttcaccatgttggtcaggctggtcttgaactcttgaccttgtgatccacgcacttcggcctaccaaagtgctgggattacaggcgtgagccaccgtgcccggccaagaatggcttttaagcttttaaatgtttgaagaaaaaaaaaaactaaagaaaaatttttcatATGGAAataacatgaaattcaaatttcagtgcctataaagttttttttttttttttttttttgagacggagtctggctctgtcgcccagcccaggctggagtgcagtggcgcgatctcggctcactgcaagctccgcctcccgggttcacgccattctcctgcctcagcctcccgagtagctgggactacaggcgcccacaaccgcgcccggctaattttttgtatttttagtagagacgaggtttcactgtggtctcgatctcctgaccttgtgatccgcccgcctcggcctcccaaagtgctgggattacaggcgtgagccaccgcgcccggccctataaAGTTTTATAGAAACATAGCCCTACTCATTTATTTGCCGATGGGGCATGGCTGCTACTACAAAGGCAGAGTTCAGTAGGTGCTTCAAAGATTGTATGTTGCAGAAAGCTTACCATCTGGCCCATTGCAGAAACAATTCATCAACCCCTGTTATACTATAATCATTACCACATAACTGCTTTCATTACCTTCAAGTCCTTACTATGACCTAAAATTCTAGTGTATTGTCTTCATTTACTTATTCTTCCCAACTAAAACATAAATTACAAGAGACCAAGGGCtttgcctgtctctgcctctgctgTATCCCCTGTGCCAAGCACAATGCCTGAAACACATTGGGTGCTCAGTAAGTGCCTGAATAAAAGAACGGTGCAGGTGGAAGGCAAGCAACTAGGCTTAAGGACCACTGGGGGCTGCATCAGCTGCCACTGCCTAAAAGGCAGGGGTCCAGGAAGCTTGCTAAGTGCCAGGAACCACGCCCTCCACCAATTTTTCAAGACCTTGCTCACCTGAAGAGTCTTCATCCACATTCTCGTACTGCAGAAGTCGGTCTAGGAGGAAActgaggagagggaaggagagacgGACAGTGATTTCCCAGCGCAGCAATGTCCCCCTGGGCCCCTGACCCTCCCAGCAGGCCCATCGGATCCTTGAAAGAGCCCATGCACTTGTGGCCCTACTCGGGGATGGGGTCCCAATGTAGACTGCCTAGGAACCACATCGCCCTCCGCCCCTGCAACGTGCATCACCTCTTGTCCCGGGACACCTTCAGTAATTTCCTTTGCGCTTTCCTCAGCTCCTCCTGGAAGCACTCGTGCTCCTGTATCACGGGCAAGGGGTGCGCTGGGCCAACGGTCCTCCGTGAAGGGCCCCGGAACCGGCAGCCGCTCGCCCCACCCACTTTACACCTGAGTAAACTGAGATTTTGTCCGCGCCAGGCCTCCCCCCTCTACAGCCTTCCCGCGGCAGCACTCACGTAGATGAGGAACTTGAGCTTCCGTTTCAGATTCCGGTATTTCTTTTTGTAGTCCACTTCACCGTCCGCCGGCCCGTTCATGACCGGCCCGGCAGTGGCACCCAGCTTCTGCAGTCCCGCTACCCCAAGCAGGCGCTACCCCGTCGCTCACGCCTCCACTTCCGGAGACTCTGCAAGGCTGTGCCACCGGGACTACAACTCCCGGCGTACCGGGCGCCTAGGCGGCGTCACCGCACGGGCCGCCCTGCCGAGGAATACTGGGAAAGGAGCGCGGTGGCGAGTGGCTGCGTCTGGGGATGGCGCAGCAGTGACGCGGTGACGCCACAAAAATGGCGGACGCTGGAGGGCGCCGTTTCTGACTCTAATGTGCTTAGACACTTGAAGCCACAAAAGGATTTTCCCCCGAGGTTCCTCGTCTCCTCGCGAGGatgcctcttctcttctgccttgcGAAATAATAGCGGCCTAGCTGGTGCCCGTGACCACGAAGGAAGGCAGAGTCGCGGGCTGATTACGTTTCACCCAACGGTTGCCGGCGCCGAATCGGTTTCTAacgagaaatttaaaaatgattcgTTCCAAGAAAGGGTAGGATCCGCGAGACCCTCCAACTGCCCAAGGAAAACAAGTCTCGTCTGGCAAAGTTATCGGCCCACGCGGTCCGCGGCCAAGGGCCAACGGTCCTTAGCCCCACGGTGCCGCAGCACTGCGCGTGCGCGAACCGCTGTCAAACGCGCTGACGGAGGCCGAGAAGAAAAAAAGGCGGGAGCCGCCAATCCCGGGTTGAGCAAAATGGCGCGGGAGAAGGAGATGCAGGAGTTCACCCGTAGCTTCTTCCGAGGCCGCCCGGACCTCAGGTGCCCAGGGAGTTGGAGATGGGGTTGGAAAGGGCGCGGGTGGGACGGGACTCCGTCCTGACACCCTGTCCCCGCAGCACGCTCACGCATTCCATCGTGCGGCGGAGGTACCTGGCTCACTCGGGCCGCGACCACCTGGAGCCAGAGGAGAAGCAGGCATTGAAGCGGCTGGTGGAGGAGGAGCTGCTGAAGATGCAGGTGTGCCGGGCCGGAGCCTGGGCcgcgggaggcggaggcggggcTTGCTGCCGAGGAGGAGGGGCTGACGGGGCGCGGTGAACGCCGCCTTGGTGCATAGTTCGCCCTCTTGGCGCACACACAGGTGGATGAAGCCGCTTCCAGGGAGGACAAACTGGACCTTACCAAGAAGGGCAAGAGGCCTCCCACCCCTTGTAGCGACCCGGAGAGAAAAAGGTTCCGCTTCAATTCAGAGTCGGGTTAGTGCTTCCTACCTGCTATGGGGGACTTCTGCATCGTTGGTTCACTCAAGAAGCGTTCACTGTGCATCTCTTATGTCCCCAGGCGTTAAGTGAGGGAGCGAGGCCAGTGAGTCAGGAACCGGGAACAGCGAAGACAGATAGCTGTTTCCTGCTGCCCCTCCAACTGTCAGGGCAGGGCTCGAGACAACCTATCCGAAGTGAAGGGAGAAGGGACAGGAGGAGCCTGTCTCAACCCTCTCTCCTCTCCATATTCCAGAGTCCGGCTCTGAAGCCTCCAGCCCAGACTACTTTGGACCCCCAGCAAAGAATGGGGTGGCAGCAGAAGTCAGCCCAGCCAAGGAGGAGAATCCAAGGCGAGCCTCAAAGAAGGCAGTTGAGGAGAGCAGTGATGAGGAACTGCAGAGGGACCTGCCCGcacagaggggagaggagagcagtgagaaggaggaaaagggggACAAGAGGAAGACTAGGAAGAAACCTGTGGCAAAGAAGCAAGCACCAGGCAACGCCTCAGTCAGTAGGAAGCAGGCCAGGGAAGAAAGCGAGGAGAGCGAGGAAGAACCCGTTCAGAGGACAGCAAAGAAGGTGGAGGGAAATAAAGGAACTAAAAGCCTGAAGGAAAGTGAACAGCTgagtgaagaggaggaggagatccTAGCTGGGAAGAAAGAGCAcagaggggaggaagagaaagaaggggagaaggaaaaggaggattGGAAACCCAGAGCCAGGAGCAATGGCGGGAGAAAGTCAGCTAGGGAGGAGAGGAGCTGTAAGCCGAAAAGCCAGGCAGAGAGGCTCATGGGAGACTCAGACATCGAGGAAGAGCAGAAAGAGGCAGCAGGCAGTGGGGATGACAGTGGGAGAGATGGAGAACCCCCAGTGCAGAAGAGGAGCAAGGACAGGACCCAGCTTAAGGATGGGAAGGGGTTGAGTGGAAGCAGCGAGGATGAGGAAGACAGTGGGAAGGGGGAACCCACAGCTAAAGGCTCTAGAAAGACGGCCACACTGCGCAGCACCAGTGGTGAGGAGAGTGACTTGGAGAGGGAAGTGAGTGACATCGAGGCAGGGGGCGGCCCCCAGGGGGAGAGGAAGAACCGCTCTTCCAAGAAGAGCTCCAGGAAAGGCAGGACACGgagctcctcttcctcctcagacGGAAGTCCAGAGGCCAAAGGAGGGAAGGTGAGGGTGAGGCGGGGTGGGAGGCCACCATTAGGGaagagggagaccctgcctcaggCCCAGCAGGCTTCGCCTTCAGCTGCTGTCTTTCCTTGGTAGGCTGGCTCAGGTCGCCGTGGAGAGGACCACCCAGCTGTGATGAGGCTAAAGCGCTACATTCGGGCCTGTGGTGCCCATCGAAACTACAAGAAGCTGTTGGGCTCCTGTTGCTCACACAAGGAGCGCCTAAGTATCCTCCGGGCAGAACTGGAAGCCCTAGGCATGAAAGGTGAGGCCCGGCGTGCCCTAGGGGCTGTAGTAGAGGGCCTTGCTGCTGGGGAGGAGAGGATCACCAGCTTCTTCTGCCCCAGGTACCCCTTCCCTAGAGAAGTGTCGGGCCCTGAaagagcagagggaggaggcagctGAGGTAGCCTCCTTGGATGTTGCGAACATCATCAGTGGCTCGGGTAAGGGATTTCCTCTCACTGCCCGGGAGCAGATAGGTGAGGTTGGACATTCTCGGGTATCTGATCTCTCATTTCCCCTTTCCCCTAGGCCGGCCACGCAGACGTACAGCCTGGAACCCTTTAGGAGAAGCAGCACCCCCAGGGGAGCTGTACCGTCGGACCCTGGACTCAGACGAAGAGCGGCCCCGTCCCGCACCCCCGGACTGGTCACATATGCGTGGCATCATCAGCAGTGATGGCGAGAGTAACTGAGCTCTGCCACCCTCAGGAAGGACCCTTGATCCATGTACAAAGCATACATAGCACCCCTTGCCCGGTGTCTGTGGAACAGAAGCAGCTTTCTTCAGAGAAGACTGCCGTTCCCGAGGACACAAGCTGTTGGGATGCTACTTCTCAGCTTCACACTCTCCATTTaaggtgtttattttttaagactcaATAAAGGAGTGTTCGTAATCACCTCATCAAATCTGGTCCCCCATTCTCACCTCCTGTATTTTGGGCCAGGAAACTGAGGAGTCactgcctccacctcctcccctggCGTGGTTCCCTTTAATTTCCCCTGGGTTCCTGGAAGAagtccctgcctccagaccctgtcATCCAACAGCCACCAGACCCATTGGAGAAGGGTGTGTGGCTCCTGTGCTGCCAGCCTGCCCAGTGGCCCCTCTGCTTTTAGCCTGGCCTGATAACCTAATGCCCACTTGGGAGGGGGATAGAATGACTTGAGGGCAGCCGGTGCTTAAGCCTTCCCCCTTCTTCTGCAAACAGCCACTTTGTCCAGGGGCTGTTAGCCTCGAAGGGGTGGGGAaaagccctgacctcctgggccaGTCCCAGCCTTCTACGCCTCTGGCTACAGGCCGAGCCTGTGCCGTCACATGAGGTCTCCACTGAACTCTGGCTGCTGAGCCTTGCGGGAAGATGTGAGCATGGAGCTGCCTGGGGTCTGTGTGGAAAGCAAACCTAAGAATCTTTGAAGCCAAAGCAAAGCAAACAGGAATTAGAGGTCAAGGGGTTGAAGACCACCTTTAAGATCTGATCTGGTCACACCTGAAGTCATTAAAATCACTGAAATGTTTAGATACACAGCccaataaattctcttttttaaaaaagtacaagcAGTACTATTCACTGGCCACTGAGCAAGTCCTTCACGCACACCAAAGACAAAGGGTGAATCCTGAGGTCTGTTAGAATAACCAACAGTTTATTAAAAGCTTGCCTGGGGCTCTGTGCCAGCCCCACAGCTGAGAGGGGCTCCCACGACTGCCCCTAGGCCCAGGAGCAGACCATTCCCCA is from Macaca fascicularis isolate 582-1 chromosome 20, T2T-MFA8v1.1 and encodes:
- the HIRIP3 gene encoding HIRA-interacting protein 3 isoform X2; this encodes MAREKEMQEFTRSFFRGRPDLSTLTHSIVRRRYLAHSGRDHLEPEEKQALKRLVEEELLKMQVDEAASREDKLDLTKKGKRPPTPCSDPERKRFRFNSESESGSEASSPDYFGPPAKNGVAAEVSPAKEENPRRASKKAVEESSDEELQRDLPAQRGEESSEKEEKGDKRKTRKKPVAKKQAPGNASVSRKQAREESEESEEEPVQRTAKKVEGNKGTKSLKESEQLSEEEEEILAGKKEHRGEEEKEGEKEKEDWKPRARSNGGRKSAREERSCKPKSQAERLMGDSDIEEEQKEAAGSGDDSGRDGEPPVQKRSKDRTQLKDGKGLSGSSEDEEDSGKGEPTAKGSRKTATLRSTSGEESDLEREVSDIEAGGGPQGERKNRSSKKSSRKGRTRSSSSSSDGSPEAKGGKAGSGRRGEDHPAVMRLKRYIRACGAHRNYKKLLGSCCSHKERLSILRAELEALGMKGTPSLEKCRALKEQREEAAEVASLDVANIISGSGRPRRRTAWNPLGEAAPPGELYRRTLDSDEERPRPAPPDWSHMRGIISSDGESN
- the HIRIP3 gene encoding HIRA-interacting protein 3 isoform X4 encodes the protein MAREKEMQEFTRSFFRGRPDLSTLTHSIVRRRYLAHSGRDHLEPEEKQALKRLVEEELLKMQVDEAASREDKLDLTKKGKRPPTPCSDPERKRFRFNSESESGSEASSPDYFGPPAKNGVAAEVSPAKEENPRRASKKAVEESSDEELQRDLPAQRGEESSEKEEKGDKRKTRKKPVAKKQAPGNASVSRKQAREESEESEEEPVQRTAKKVEGNKGTKSLKESEQLSEEEEEILAGKKEHRGEEEKEGEKEKEDWKPRARSNGGRKSAREERSCKPKSQAERLMGDSDIEEEQKEAAGSGDDSGRDGEPPVQKRSKDRTQLKDGKGLSGSSEDEEDSGKGEPTAKGSRKTATLRSTSGEESDLEREVSDIEAGGGPQGERKNRSSKKSSRKGRTRSSSSSSDGSPEAKGGKAGSGRRGEDHPAVMRLKRYIRACGAHRNYKKLLGSCCSHKERLSILRAELEALGMKGRPRRRTAWNPLGEAAPPGELYRRTLDSDEERPRPAPPDWSHMRGIISSDGESN
- the HIRIP3 gene encoding HIRA-interacting protein 3 isoform X1, with the protein product MAREKEMQEFTRSFFRGRPDLSTLTHSIVRRRYLAHSGRDHLEPEEKQALKRLVEEELLKMQFALLAHTQVDEAASREDKLDLTKKGKRPPTPCSDPERKRFRFNSESESGSEASSPDYFGPPAKNGVAAEVSPAKEENPRRASKKAVEESSDEELQRDLPAQRGEESSEKEEKGDKRKTRKKPVAKKQAPGNASVSRKQAREESEESEEEPVQRTAKKVEGNKGTKSLKESEQLSEEEEEILAGKKEHRGEEEKEGEKEKEDWKPRARSNGGRKSAREERSCKPKSQAERLMGDSDIEEEQKEAAGSGDDSGRDGEPPVQKRSKDRTQLKDGKGLSGSSEDEEDSGKGEPTAKGSRKTATLRSTSGEESDLEREVSDIEAGGGPQGERKNRSSKKSSRKGRTRSSSSSSDGSPEAKGGKAGSGRRGEDHPAVMRLKRYIRACGAHRNYKKLLGSCCSHKERLSILRAELEALGMKGTPSLEKCRALKEQREEAAEVASLDVANIISGSGRPRRRTAWNPLGEAAPPGELYRRTLDSDEERPRPAPPDWSHMRGIISSDGESN
- the HIRIP3 gene encoding HIRA-interacting protein 3 isoform X3; this translates as MAREKEMQEFTRSFFRGRPDLSTLTHSIVRRRYLAHSGRDHLEPEEKQALKRLVEEELLKMQFALLAHTQVDEAASREDKLDLTKKGKRPPTPCSDPERKRFRFNSESESGSEASSPDYFGPPAKNGVAAEVSPAKEENPRRASKKAVEESSDEELQRDLPAQRGEESSEKEEKGDKRKTRKKPVAKKQAPGNASVSRKQAREESEESEEEPVQRTAKKVEGNKGTKSLKESEQLSEEEEEILAGKKEHRGEEEKEGEKEKEDWKPRARSNGGRKSAREERSCKPKSQAERLMGDSDIEEEQKEAAGSGDDSGRDGEPPVQKRSKDRTQLKDGKGLSGSSEDEEDSGKGEPTAKGSRKTATLRSTSGEESDLEREVSDIEAGGGPQGERKNRSSKKSSRKGRTRSSSSSSDGSPEAKGGKAGSGRRGEDHPAVMRLKRYIRACGAHRNYKKLLGSCCSHKERLSILRAELEALGMKGRPRRRTAWNPLGEAAPPGELYRRTLDSDEERPRPAPPDWSHMRGIISSDGESN